One region of Chaetodon auriga isolate fChaAug3 chromosome 5, fChaAug3.hap1, whole genome shotgun sequence genomic DNA includes:
- the nelfb gene encoding negative elongation factor B, which translates to MFAGLPELGISNGEDLKETLTNCTEPLKAIDQFQMENGILLPTLQSALPFLDLHGTPRLEFHQSVFDELRDKLMERVAIIAESKEEDRYGKLEELLEKSFPLVKMPSIQPVVMQVLKHLPKVPEKKLKLVMADKELYKVCAVEVKRQIWQDNQALFGDEVSPLLKQYIVEKEAALFSSDLSILHNFFSPSPKTRRQGEVVLKLTQMIGKNVKLYDMVLQFLRTLFLRTRNVHYCTLRAELLMSLHDLDISEICSVDPCHKFTWCLDACIREKFVDGKRARELQGFLDGVKKGQEQVLGDLSMILCDPFACNTLVLSIMRNLQELLSQDALPRDSPDLMLLLRMLSLGQGAWDMIDSQVFKEPRLDLEVVTRFLPAMMSVVVDDHTFTVEQKLPSEEKSSLTYPTTLPDAFNRYLQENRVACEMGLYYVLHIAKLRNKNALQRLLPALVETYNDMAFGDIFLHLLTGHLTLLSDEFGTEEFCSVVFDGFLLTSFSSKENVHRHTLRMLLHLHHKVLPSYMETLMKTLEPPKQSSEPVKELYTQLTEKLEAQKKSPPPLEETPSLDLGLHPVTVPTTASTPTTPI; encoded by the exons GCCGACCCTCCAGTCTGCTCTGCCGTTCCTTGACCTCCACGGAACGCCTCGGCTGGAGTTCCACCAGTCTGTCTTTGACGAGCTTCGAGACAAGCTGATGGAGCGCGTCGCCATCATTGCAGAGAGCAAGGAGGAGGACAG ATACGGGAAACTTgaagagctgctggagaagagcTTTCCTCTTGTCAAGATGCCGTCCATTCAGCCAGTAGTAATGCAGGTGCTGAAGCATCTACCCAAG GTGCCAGAGAAGAAACTGAAGTTGGTGATGGCTGACAAGGAGCTGTACAAGGTGTGTGCTGTGGAGGTGAAAAGGCAGATCTGGCAGGACAACCAGGCTCTGTTTGGGGATGAAGTGTCACCCCTCCTGAAGCAGTACATCGTGGAGAAGGAAGCAGCTCTGTTCAGCAGCGACCTCTCCATCCTGCACAACTTCTTCAGCCCTTCTCCTAAAACACGGCGGCAAGGCGAG GTGGTCCTGAAGCTGACCCAGATGATTGGAAAGAACGTGAAACTGTACGACATGGTGCTGCAGTTTTTACGGACGCTCTTCTTGCGGACTCGAAATGTCCACTACTGCACGCTGAGAGCAGAACTGCTGATGTCTCTTCACGACCTGGACATCAGTGAGATCTGCTCCGTTGACCCGTGCCACAAG TTCACTTGGTGTTTAGACGCCTGTATCCGTGAGAAGTTTGTGGACGGCAAGCGAGCCAGAGAGCTGCAAGGTTTCCTGGATGGAGTGAAGAAAGGACAGGAGCAAGTCCTCGG GGACCTGTCTATGATCCTGTGCGACCCGTTTGCTTGTAACACCCTGGTCCTGAGCATCATGAGGAACCTGCAAGAGCTGCTGAGTCAGGATGCTTTACCCAGG GACAGTCCAgacctgatgctgctgctgaggatgcTGTCACTGGGTCAAGGGGCGTGGGACATGATTGACAGCCAGGTCTTCAAAGAGCCCCGTTTG GATCTGGAGGTGGTGACCCGCTTCCTGCCTGCCATGATGTCAGTGGTTGTGGATGATCACACCTTCACTGTGGAGCAGAAGCTTCCCAGTGAGGAGAAGAGTTCGCTGACATACCCCACCACCCTGCCAGATGCCTTCAACAG GTACCTACAGGAGAACAGAGTGGCCTGTGAAATGGGTCTCTACTACGTCCTCCACATTGCCAAACTGAGGAACAAGAATGCCTTACAGAGGTTACTGCCTGCCCTGG TGGAGACCTATAATGACATGGCCTTTGGCGACATCTTCCTGCACCTTCTGACTGGACACCTCACGCTGCTCTCTGATGAGTTTGGAACAGAAGAGTTTTGTTCAGTTGTCTTTGATGGCTTCCTTCTTACTTCTTTTTCCAG TAAAGAGAACGTCCACCGACACACCCTCCGGATGTTGCTGCATCTCCACCACAAGGTGCTGCCATCGTACATGGAAACCCTGATGAAAACTCTTGAACCTCCAAAACAG AGCAGCGAGCCAGTGAAGGAGCTGTACACCCAGCTGACGGAGAAGCTGGAGGCCCAGAAGAAGAGCCCTCCACCACTTGAAGAAACTCCATCCCTGGATCTGGGACTGCACCCAGTGACCGTCCCCACCACCGCCTCCACCCCAACCACGCCTATCTGA
- the LOC143321374 gene encoding P2Y purinoceptor 2, whose product MFDTMKPLVVSSQFGNSSNDSGSCLGATQHVSITTLLSLVFFLGFILNMFSLWVFCCRLPSWTSGTTLQFHLALSDAIATPVAPMMAVYFAIGNDWPFGHFLCQVKIALLSLHFYGSIVFLTLISIHRYTAVVHFNRSCCMKQRDFVRKLCAGVWCLLLIQALIYAFMLPPSKEGSHNQCLSIHQKKLTDAYFVINFILFFLWFLFPFSVLAACYGRLANTLTRLNSSTAKGLRVKVKSQRMIGMCLLIFGLCFLPLNIVRTVGVILKKYYPGQCHILRQIETAYYASWILAGVNSCLDPLLYCFGSQNFRDAFRSFRIGQRDSPNRSDSEMTPNQ is encoded by the coding sequence ATGTTTGACACGATGAAGCCTCTGGTGGTTTCCTCACAGTTCGGGAACAGCAGCAATGACTCTGGATCTTGCCTGGGAGCGACCCAGCATGTGTCCATCACCACCCTCCTGAGCCTGGTCTTCTTCCTGGGTTTCATCCTCAACATGTTCAGCCTCTGGGTGTTCTGCTGCCGGTTGCCCAGCTGGACCTCTGGAACCACACTGCAGTTCCACCTGGCCCTCAGCGATGCCATCGCCACCCCAGTCGCTCCCATGATGGCAGTGTACTTTGCCATAGGCAACGACTGGCCCTTTGGCCATTTCCTGTGCCAAGTCAAGATTGCCCTGCTTAGTTTGCATTTCTACGGCAGCATCGTGTTCCTCACTCTCATCAGCATTCATCGGTACACAGCCGTGGTGCACTtcaacagaagctgctgcatgAAACAGAGGGACTTTGTCAGGAAGCTGTGTGCAGGAGTTTGGTGTCTGCTACTGATCCAGGCTCTGATCTACGCTTTTATGCTTCCTCCAAGTAAAGAGGGCAGTCACAACCAATGCCTCTCCATCCATCAGAAGAAGCTGACAGACGCCTACTTTGTCATTAACTTCATCCTGTTCTTCCTTTGGTTTTTATTCCCGTTCTCTGTGTTAGCTGCTTGCTATGGCCGTCTGGCCAACACCTTAACCCGCCTCAACAGTAGCACAGCTAAAGGTCTGAGAGTCAAGGTGAAGTCTCAGAGGATGATAGGCATGTGTCTGCTGATATTTGGGCTGTGCTTCCTACCTCTGAACATAGTACGTACCGTGGGGGTGATACTAAAAAAATATTACCCAGGACAATGCCACATTCTTAGGCAGATCGAGACGGCGTATTATGCATCCTGGATTTTGGCCGGCGTGAACAGCTGCCTGGATCCACTGTTGTACTGTTTTGGCTCACAAAATTTTCGAGATGCATTCCGGTCTTTTAGAATTGGACAGCGAGATAGTCCAAACAGAAGTGATTCAGAAATGACTCCAAATCAGTGA
- the arrdc1a gene encoding arrestin domain-containing protein 1a, whose product MGRLQEFEIAFDKNKVVYSPGDSISGSVTVKLGQPLQCKAIKVNCNGFCGITNKVNDTAWMKEEQYFNSTISVADKGTLKQGEHNFTFKFLIPGTAPTSFEGNYGRIIYRVRAFIDTPRFAKDYNTEKAFYLLRPLNLNELPDIWGNCSSAVTQQFTYMLMKTGTVVVKTQTDMKGYTPGQIIQVMAKIHNQSGKSTGNMAASLMQRVTYEMKRPTHDVRTIAEVEGGVVKAGKEVEWKEQIIVPPLPQSSLAGCELIKIEYYVKVSLKSPEVQLTLPIHIGNVSLDKKLQPSKSAAPAPSAPAEDTPASTSTSTPDASSSTVPPQPAPKPGPRPMPRARMSSHTSPSAPPAECQQGAEGGTPSHDDYPNKRQSQLVSPNAFSYAPGLFFSQSQQHIGPGTAPSQPMGSGSTGATAPYPQERATSMSSLLILPPDYGTSAYPQEAPPSYDESCNT is encoded by the exons ATGGGGAGACTTCAAGAGTTTGAAATCgcttttgacaaaaacaaagtggtGTACAGTCCGGGCGACTCCATCTCTGGAAGCGTGACGGTGAAGCTGGGCCAGCCGCTGCAGTGTAAAG CCATCAAAGTGAACTGCAATGGTTTCTGTGGCATCACCAATAAAGTGAACGACACAGCATGGATGAAGGAGGAACAGTACTTCAACAGCACCATCTCTGTTGCAGACAAAG GAACCCTGAAACAGGGAGAGCACAACTTTACCTTCAAGTTCCTCATACCAG GCACTGCTCCGACATCCTTTGAAGGCAACTATGGTAGAATCATTTACAGAGTGAGAGCTTTTATTGACACACCGCGATTTGCCAAGGACTACAACACAGAGAAAGCTTTCTACCTGCTAAGGCCTCTAAACCTCAATGAACTGCCAGACATATGG GGCAactgttcatctgcagtgaCCCAGCAGTTCACCTACATGCTGATGAAAACAGGCACAGTGGTCGTGAAGACgcagacagacatgaagggTTACACACCAGGCCAGATCATCCAGGTGATGGCCAAAATCCACAACCAGTCTGGGAAGAGCACAGGCAACATGGCAGCCAGCCTGATGCAG agagTGACCTACGAGATGAAGAGGCCCACCCATGATGTGAGGACAATTGCGGAGGTGGAGGGCGGCGTGGTGAAAGCCGGCAAGGAGGTGGAGTGGAAGGAGCAGATCattgttcctcctcttcctcagtcctCCCTCGCCGGCTGTGAACTCATAAAGATTGAATATTATGTCAAA GTCAGTCTAAAGTCTCCAGAGGTCCAGTTAACGTTACCCATCCACATCGGGAATGTCTCACTAGACAAAAAACTGCAACCTTCCAAAAGCGCAGCTCCTGCgccctctgctccagctgaagATACCCCAGCCTCTACCTCTACCTCTACCCCTGATGCTTCCTCCTCCACCGTGCCCCCTCAGCCTGCCCCAAAACCTGGTCCCCGTCCCATGCCTCGTGCCAGGATGTCCTCCCATACTTCCCCCagtgctcctccagctgagtGCCAGCAGGGAGCAGAGGGTGGGACTCCAAGTCACGATGACTACCCCAACAAACGCCAGTCTCAGCTAGTGTCACCCAATGCTTTCAGCTATGCCCCTGGCCTCTTTTTCTCCCAGAGCCAGCAGCACATTGGGCCTGGCACAGCACCTAGTCAGCCCATGGGCAGCGGGTCCACAGGAGCCACAGCACCTTACCCCCAAGAGCGTGCTACCTCAATGTCATCACTACTCATCCTGCCTCCAGACTATGGCACCTCCGCATATCCCCAAG AGGCTCCTCCTTCCTATGATGAGAGCTGCAACACATGA